One window of the Solanum stenotomum isolate F172 chromosome 11, ASM1918654v1, whole genome shotgun sequence genome contains the following:
- the LOC125845063 gene encoding probable receptor-like protein kinase At1g80640 produces MKLKGFCFQNILAVVYDETPTQYLSRVISEESFRWEDRMKVATQLASLFTWLHEKRFAIGRMEPSAIMIDKEFNIKVVDFSSLVRVRDIPHNILPNAPEADNVTETLKDDVYAFGILLLRLITNNKNIEGPYHWWILEELQGGKRSIVDK; encoded by the exons ATGAAGTTAAAAGGGTTCTGTTTTCAAAATATACTTGCAGTTGTGTATGATGAAACACCAACACAATATTTGTCGCGCGTCATTTCTG AGGAAAGCTTTAGATGGGAGGATAGAATGAAGGTGGCAACTCAACTTGCAAGCCTCTTCACCTGGTTGCATGAGAAGCGATTTGCAATTGGTCGTATGGAGCCTTCTGCCATAATGATTGACAAG GAGTTCAACATAAAAGTAGTGGACTTTTCTTCCTTGGTTCGTGTAAGAGACATCCCTCATAATATTCTTCCTAATGCTCCCGAGGCTGATAATGTTACTGAGACTTTAAAAGATGATGTTTACGCATTTGGTATTCTACTTTTGAGGTTGATTACAAATAACAAAAACATTGAAGGTCCATATCATTGGTGGATTCTGGAGGAGCTACAAGGTGGTAAAAGATCGATAGTGGATAAATAA
- the LOC125844840 gene encoding transcription termination factor MTERF6, chloroplastic/mitochondrial, with the protein METSNSHSSGIMWFFKDKGFDDTSINEMFQKCKRLEGVQREKASENWDYLRSIGIQERKLPSVVRKCPKILTLGLHEKLFPMVNCLETLGSKPQEVASAITKFPHILAHSVEEKLCPLLGFFEALGVTEKQLGKMILINPRIISYSIEHKLSQMVEFLSSLHLAKDGMIGKVLVKHPYIMGYSVDNRLRPTSEFLKSLGLTNMDLQKVVINYPEVLCRDVNKILQPNLSYLTSRGFGVGQIAAVVTCYPPVLIKSVSNSLEPRIKFLIDVMGRGLDEVVDYPDYFRHSLKRRLQLRQKLLMQKNISCTLSEMLDCNQKKFLFKFGLVQ; encoded by the coding sequence ATGGAGACTTCGAACAGCCACAGTTCTGGCATTATGTGGTTCTTCAAAGATAAGGGCTTTGATGATACAAGTATTAATGAAATGTTCCAAAAGTGCAAGCGCCTTGAGGGTGTGCAAAGAGAAAAGGCGTCTGAAAACTGGGACTACTTGAGAAGCATAGGCATCCAAGAGAGAAAACTTCCTTCTGTTGTTCGGAAATGTCCCAAAATCCTTACTCTAGGATTACATGAGAAACTTTTCCCAATGGTTAACTGTCTTGAAACACTGGGATCAAAACCACAGGAAGTTGCTTCTGCCATTACTAAATTTCCTCACATACTCGCTCACAGTGTGGAAGAAAAGCTCTGTCCACTCTTAGGTTTCTTTGAGGCTCTTGGCGTTACTGAGAAACAACTGGGTAAGATGATACTGATCAACCCAAGGATTATAAGCTACAGCATAGAACATAAGCTTTCACAGATGGTGGAATTCCTTTCGAGTCTTCATCTGGCAAAAGACGGTATGATTGGTAAAGTTCTAGTGAAGCATCCATACATTATGGGCTATAGTGTTGATAACCGGCTGCGTCCTACTTCAGAGTTCTTGAAATCGCTAGGTTTAACAAATATGGATCTCCAGAAAGTGGTAATTAATTACCCTGAAGTTTTGTGTAGAGATGTGAACAAGATTCTGCAACCTAACCTGTCCTACTTGACATCACGAGGTTTTGGAGTTGGACAGATAGCAGCTGTCGTCACCTGTTATCCTCCTGTTTTGATAAAGAGTGTTAGCAACTCTTTAGAGCCAAGGATTAAGTTTCTGATAGACGTCATGGGGAGGGGACTTGATGAAGTTGTTGATTATCCGGACTACTTTAGGCATAGTTTGAAGAGACGATTACAGTTGAGGCAAAAACTTCTAATGCAGAAGAACATAAGCTGTACACTGAGTGAAATGCTGGACTGTAATCAGAAGAAATTCCTATTCAAGTTTGGTCTAGTTCAGTGA
- the LOC125845708 gene encoding uncharacterized protein LOC125845708 yields MEKECEREDMSAKVSKRMKSLKKMREKLIFDAYYLQAENYYKSGKIARYKPRVDYFLDHCSLLVEKDLYRSLWNMTPTPLSHAKPYNFKNIEDMTFKFQLCKLINVTKYGRMFSCRTDDTITIKTW; encoded by the exons ATGGAGAaagaatgtgaaagagaagaTATGAGTGCAAAGGTATCAAAAAGGATGAAAAGCCTGAAGAAGATGAGGGAGAAATTGATATTTGACGCGTACTACTTACAAGCAGAAAACTATTATAAATCTGGGAAAATAGCCAGATATAAACCCCGTGTTGACTACTTTCTGGATCATTGCTCTCTTTTGGTGGAGAAGGACTTATATAG GAGTCTATGGAATATGACTCCAACACCCTTGAGTCATGCCAAACCATACAACTTTAAGAATATTGAAGATATGACCTTCAAGTTTCAGTTGTGCAAGCTGATTAATGTGACCAAGTATGGGAGAATGTTCAGTTGCCGAACTGATGACACTATTACTATCAAAACATGGTGA